Proteins encoded together in one Alteribacter keqinensis window:
- a CDS encoding ABC transporter substrate-binding protein, which translates to MGKKSLWLLLLSIALVAVMAACGGDEDVDGGEAGEDSGETTDDDADDGDAGDDGAESSDLAEDQTLIFARGGDSVSLDYASVTDGESSRVTEQIYESLLKFDDDSFEIGPGLAHDWDVSDDGLTFTFYLEEGVTFHDGTDFNADAVKLNFERWADPDHEYHFADEGYTYSVYGTQFGGFAGDDGHVISEINVVDDYTVEFVLNEQLGSFIQNMGMSYFSITSPAAFEEYGSAINENPVGTGPFKFVSWTRDDQIVLEKNEDYWQEGLPKLDSVIFTVIPDNSARLTALRTGEIDMMDGLDPDDVEVIESEDGLTVFERTTNNIGYLGFNMDKEPFDDVLVRQAFNHAVDKETLISVLYAGLAEPAKNIIPPGYLGYNDAIEEYEYDPDRAMELLEEAGHADGMEFDLWTMPVARPYMPDPQRAAEVLQENFAAIGVTANIVSMEWATYLERTEQGEQDVFMLGWSGTNGDPDYFFGNLLHSSAIPGGNRTFYRSDEADDLFNQAKVSVDEDERAELYERAQEVVHDDAPLIPLVHTTPVLAGSDRVQGYVPHPSTSEALLEVELTN; encoded by the coding sequence ATGGGGAAGAAAAGTCTTTGGTTGTTGCTTCTCTCAATTGCTCTTGTAGCTGTAATGGCTGCATGTGGTGGAGACGAAGACGTTGATGGTGGAGAAGCAGGGGAAGACAGCGGAGAAACAACAGATGATGACGCTGATGATGGGGATGCAGGAGACGATGGTGCAGAATCTTCGGACCTGGCTGAAGACCAGACATTAATCTTCGCCCGCGGCGGTGACTCTGTAAGTCTTGACTATGCAAGTGTAACTGACGGGGAATCCTCCCGTGTAACCGAGCAAATCTATGAAAGTTTATTGAAGTTCGACGATGACTCGTTTGAAATCGGCCCGGGGCTTGCACACGACTGGGACGTTTCCGATGACGGTCTGACGTTCACATTTTACTTAGAAGAAGGCGTAACGTTCCATGATGGAACGGACTTTAACGCTGATGCTGTTAAGTTGAACTTTGAAAGATGGGCTGACCCTGATCATGAGTACCACTTTGCTGACGAAGGATACACATACAGTGTATATGGAACTCAGTTTGGCGGTTTCGCAGGAGATGACGGTCACGTAATCTCAGAAATTAACGTTGTAGATGACTACACAGTTGAATTTGTTCTTAATGAGCAGCTTGGATCTTTCATTCAGAACATGGGCATGAGCTATTTCTCCATCACCTCTCCTGCAGCTTTTGAGGAGTATGGAAGTGCGATTAATGAAAACCCTGTCGGAACAGGTCCGTTTAAATTTGTAAGCTGGACTCGTGACGATCAGATTGTTCTTGAGAAAAATGAAGACTACTGGCAGGAAGGTCTTCCTAAGCTTGACAGTGTTATCTTTACTGTAATTCCTGATAACTCTGCAAGACTTACAGCTCTTAGAACAGGCGAGATCGACATGATGGACGGTCTAGATCCTGATGATGTTGAAGTAATTGAAAGTGAAGATGGATTAACTGTGTTTGAACGTACAACAAACAACATTGGTTACCTGGGCTTTAACATGGACAAAGAGCCGTTTGATGATGTTCTTGTACGTCAGGCGTTTAACCATGCTGTTGATAAAGAAACGCTAATCTCTGTTCTTTATGCGGGACTTGCAGAACCTGCGAAAAACATTATTCCTCCTGGATACCTGGGATACAACGATGCTATCGAAGAATACGAATACGATCCTGACCGTGCCATGGAACTGCTTGAAGAAGCAGGTCATGCCGACGGTATGGAATTTGACCTTTGGACAATGCCTGTTGCACGTCCGTATATGCCGGATCCGCAGCGTGCTGCCGAGGTTCTTCAGGAAAACTTCGCTGCTATTGGTGTAACTGCGAACATTGTTTCCATGGAGTGGGCAACGTATCTTGAAAGAACAGAACAAGGTGAGCAGGACGTGTTCATGCTTGGCTGGTCCGGTACAAACGGTGATCCGGATTACTTCTTCGGAAACCTGCTTCACTCTAGTGCGATTCCAGGTGGTAACCGTACTTTCTACCGAAGCGACGAAGCGGATGATCTCTTTAACCAGGCGAAAGTAAGCGTGGATGAAGATGAGCGTGCTGAGCTTTATGAAAGAGCACAGGAAGTCGTCCATGATGATGCGCCATTAATTCCACTTGTGCACACAACTCCTGTACTGGCAGGAAGTGACAGAGTTCAAGGGTATGTACCTCACCCGTCTACAAGTGAAGCGTTATTAGAGGTTGAGCTTACTAACTAA
- a CDS encoding ABC transporter ATP-binding protein, with product MSKPLLEVKGLKKYFDVTGGVFSKKVGEVKAVDDVSFTVYEKEVLGIVGESGCGKSTTGKALLRLTEPTDGQVLFEGKDITGLSEDAMRKMRRDMQIIFQDPYASLNPRHKVEKILGEPLIVHGIGDKEERRKKVREILEVVGLPGEHASRYPHQFSGGQRQRIGIARALIVNPKLIVCDEPVSALDVSIQSQILNLMEDLQEEFGLTYLFIAHDLSVVKHISDRIGVMYLGRMVELSDNEDLYDNPLHPYTKSLLSAVPNPDPDVKKERIILQGDVPSPSNPPSGCAFHTRCPEAMDVCKQVRPEFKEHSVNHFVACHLYDETVKN from the coding sequence ATGTCTAAACCATTACTTGAAGTCAAAGGTTTAAAGAAATATTTCGACGTCACCGGCGGCGTTTTTTCAAAAAAGGTCGGTGAAGTAAAGGCCGTTGATGACGTTTCCTTTACCGTATATGAAAAAGAAGTCCTCGGAATTGTAGGAGAGTCCGGCTGTGGAAAATCCACAACGGGAAAAGCACTCCTCAGACTGACAGAGCCAACGGACGGACAAGTCCTCTTTGAGGGAAAAGACATTACCGGGCTTAGTGAGGACGCAATGCGGAAGATGCGCAGGGATATGCAGATCATATTCCAGGATCCTTATGCGTCACTCAATCCGCGTCATAAAGTAGAAAAGATTCTCGGTGAACCATTGATCGTTCACGGTATCGGAGATAAAGAGGAACGGAGAAAAAAAGTCCGGGAGATTCTTGAAGTTGTCGGCCTCCCGGGAGAGCATGCATCGAGATACCCTCACCAGTTCAGCGGGGGACAGCGTCAGCGGATCGGTATTGCCCGGGCATTGATTGTAAATCCAAAACTCATTGTCTGTGATGAGCCGGTTTCGGCCCTGGATGTATCTATTCAATCTCAGATACTAAACCTCATGGAAGACTTGCAGGAGGAGTTTGGGCTGACCTATTTGTTTATTGCCCATGATCTCAGTGTTGTTAAACATATCAGTGACCGTATCGGGGTGATGTATCTCGGACGTATGGTAGAACTGTCGGATAATGAAGATTTGTATGACAATCCGCTTCATCCATATACGAAGTCACTTCTCTCAGCTGTACCGAACCCGGATCCGGATGTGAAAAAGGAACGCATCATTTTACAGGGGGACGTGCCAAGTCCGTCAAACCCGCCCTCAGGATGCGCTTTTCATACACGATGTCCGGAAGCAATGGATGTGTGTAAACAAGTACGCCCGGAATTTAAAGAACATTCTGTTAACCATTTTGTGGCCTGCCATCTCTACGATGAAACCGTAAAGAACTGA
- a CDS encoding ABC transporter ATP-binding protein gives MKKPVLEINELQTHFLTDRGEIPAVDRVSFSIDEGEVLGVVGESGCGKSVTSLSVMGLIPKPPGKIVGGEILFRQKKNNKEVTENLVKVSKKRMRQIRGNQIAMIFQEPMTSLDPLYTIGFQIIEGVRNHRAVSKKEGRSIAIDMLKLVGIPRAEEIVDEYPHQLSGGMRQRVMIAIAMACDPEVLIADEPTTALDVTIQAQILELMKKLNKEKGTAIMLITHDLGVVAEMCDRVVVMYAGKVVEKGTVRTILKEPKHPYTQGLIKSLPKIDKRNERLYSIPGNVPKPGSITAGCRFAPRCEHAFDRCFKEDPELLEMSETHTCRCFLYEKKEVEATHV, from the coding sequence ATGAAAAAACCAGTTCTTGAAATTAACGAGCTTCAAACGCACTTTCTTACAGATCGTGGAGAAATACCTGCTGTTGACCGTGTCAGCTTTTCTATTGATGAAGGAGAGGTCCTTGGGGTTGTAGGAGAATCAGGATGCGGTAAAAGTGTTACCTCACTTTCTGTAATGGGCCTCATTCCTAAGCCTCCAGGAAAAATCGTTGGAGGCGAAATCCTTTTCAGGCAGAAAAAAAACAACAAGGAAGTAACCGAAAACCTTGTGAAAGTAAGCAAAAAGCGTATGAGACAGATCAGGGGAAATCAAATTGCCATGATTTTTCAGGAGCCTATGACCTCTCTCGATCCCTTGTATACGATTGGATTTCAAATTATTGAAGGGGTCAGGAACCACCGTGCTGTTTCAAAAAAAGAAGGCAGATCCATCGCAATAGATATGCTGAAACTTGTAGGAATCCCGAGGGCAGAAGAAATTGTGGATGAATATCCACACCAGCTGTCAGGCGGGATGCGTCAGCGTGTGATGATTGCGATTGCCATGGCATGTGATCCTGAAGTGCTTATTGCTGATGAGCCCACAACAGCTCTTGATGTTACCATTCAGGCCCAGATCCTGGAATTGATGAAAAAGCTCAACAAGGAAAAAGGAACAGCAATCATGCTCATTACTCATGACCTCGGCGTAGTAGCGGAAATGTGTGACAGAGTCGTTGTTATGTACGCAGGAAAAGTCGTGGAAAAAGGGACTGTAAGAACGATTTTAAAGGAGCCGAAGCACCCTTACACCCAGGGGTTGATTAAATCGCTTCCGAAGATCGACAAGCGTAACGAGCGCCTGTACTCGATTCCGGGTAATGTTCCAAAACCGGGAAGCATTACTGCGGGCTGCCGCTTTGCCCCGAGGTGTGAGCATGCCTTTGACAGATGCTTTAAAGAAGACCCTGAACTCCTTGAAATGAGTGAGACACACACGTGCCGCTGTTTCCTCTATGAAAAGAAAGAGGTGGAAGCGACTCATGTCTAA
- a CDS encoding calcium/sodium antiporter → MMYILLIAGFILLIKGADYFINGSSNIAKLLRVSPLVIGLTIVAFGTGAPEATVSIIAALEGTADVTIGNVVGSNIMNMSIVIGITAMISQLSVKSSTIKKEIPFTFLASVAFLVLISDRFLQGTSENIITRSDGIILLLFFSIFMYYVIEAARNSRDPVVEDLEGQSGTWGKNILITVAGLAAIVLGGYLVVESSTDIAISFGMSETLAGLTIVAIGSSLPELITSITAALKKQSEIAIGNIVGSSIFNILFVLGAASLITPLPVDPKIFLDAMVMIALTVLLFRFSRTYSIVGRYEGLTLTVAYVVYLIYIIIRN, encoded by the coding sequence ATGATGTATATTCTTTTAATTGCAGGATTTATTCTCCTGATAAAAGGAGCCGACTATTTTATAAACGGCTCTTCAAATATCGCCAAGCTTCTCAGAGTTTCCCCTCTTGTCATCGGACTGACGATCGTTGCCTTTGGGACCGGTGCTCCGGAAGCAACGGTCAGTATTATTGCAGCTCTTGAAGGAACCGCTGATGTAACAATCGGTAACGTTGTGGGAAGTAACATTATGAACATGTCTATCGTGATTGGAATAACGGCTATGATATCTCAATTGAGTGTCAAAAGTTCCACGATTAAAAAGGAAATTCCTTTTACTTTTCTTGCGAGTGTCGCGTTTCTTGTCCTGATCAGCGACCGTTTTTTACAGGGAACAAGCGAGAACATTATTACACGAAGTGACGGCATCATTTTGCTTTTATTTTTTTCCATCTTTATGTACTACGTTATTGAAGCAGCAAGAAATTCCCGTGACCCTGTCGTTGAAGATCTGGAAGGACAGTCGGGGACCTGGGGGAAAAACATCCTTATTACCGTGGCCGGTCTTGCCGCCATCGTTCTGGGGGGTTATCTCGTTGTTGAAAGCAGTACAGACATTGCTATCTCATTCGGGATGAGTGAAACACTTGCTGGTCTCACGATTGTTGCGATCGGCTCCTCACTTCCTGAACTGATTACTTCTATTACAGCAGCCTTGAAAAAACAAAGTGAAATAGCCATCGGTAATATAGTCGGAAGCTCGATTTTTAACATTCTTTTCGTTTTAGGGGCAGCCTCCCTTATCACCCCTCTCCCCGTGGATCCTAAAATCTTTCTCGATGCCATGGTCATGATTGCATTAACCGTTCTGCTGTTCCGATTCTCAAGAACCTATTCCATTGTGGGCCGCTATGAAGGCTTGACGTTAACCGTTGCCTACGTGGTGTATCTGATTTATATCATTATCAGAAATTGA
- a CDS encoding homoserine dehydrogenase, protein MNNSINIGLLGLGTVGSGVVHIIDQHQDKLKHQVGCSVTISKILVNDLHKERDVHLNGSRLTTDADDILNDPEVDVILEVMGGIEESRKYILQALENKKHVVTANKDLVAVYGSELLQAAAKNKCDLFYEASVAGGIPIIRSLVDGLASDKITKMMGILNGTTNYILTKMTKEGRDYNEVLKEAQDLGYAESDPTADVEGIDAARKTAILGTLGFSMPIELEDVNVAGISNVTTEDLDYSHELGLTMKLIGIAERTGNKVEVSVQPTLFPHSHPLASVNDEFNAVYVYGEAVGETMFYGPGAGKLPTATAVVSDLVEVMKNMRLGVNGNKVSEPQFEKQLKSDDEIFSKYFLRIHAKDQAGTFSELTSVFSENDVSLEKILQRPVEGQEVAEIIVTTHKVSKQNYDSVLKALAELDVVDHVKSSYRVEGGK, encoded by the coding sequence ATGAACAACTCAATCAATATCGGACTGCTTGGATTAGGTACTGTAGGAAGCGGTGTCGTCCACATTATTGATCAGCATCAGGACAAATTAAAGCACCAGGTGGGTTGTTCTGTGACGATTAGTAAAATCCTCGTAAACGACCTTCATAAAGAAAGAGACGTACATTTAAACGGCTCGCGTCTCACAACAGACGCTGACGACATCTTAAACGACCCTGAAGTAGATGTCATTCTCGAGGTTATGGGCGGTATTGAAGAATCACGTAAATACATCCTTCAGGCTCTTGAAAATAAAAAACATGTTGTAACGGCAAATAAAGACCTCGTGGCCGTTTACGGAAGCGAACTGCTTCAGGCCGCTGCAAAAAATAAATGTGACCTGTTCTATGAAGCCAGTGTTGCGGGCGGGATTCCTATTATCCGTAGTTTAGTAGACGGACTGGCATCAGATAAAATCACAAAAATGATGGGCATTCTTAACGGGACAACAAACTATATTTTAACGAAGATGACGAAAGAAGGAAGAGACTATAATGAAGTGCTGAAAGAGGCTCAGGATCTCGGCTATGCCGAAAGCGATCCGACAGCTGATGTTGAGGGAATTGATGCAGCGAGAAAAACAGCCATCCTGGGCACACTTGGCTTTTCCATGCCAATTGAGCTGGAGGATGTCAATGTTGCAGGGATTTCCAATGTGACTACAGAAGATCTCGATTACAGTCATGAACTTGGACTTACAATGAAACTGATTGGTATTGCGGAACGCACGGGTAATAAAGTGGAAGTGAGTGTTCAGCCGACATTGTTCCCTCATTCCCACCCCCTCGCATCCGTGAACGATGAATTCAACGCTGTCTATGTGTATGGGGAAGCCGTGGGTGAAACGATGTTTTATGGACCGGGAGCAGGAAAGCTTCCAACTGCCACAGCTGTAGTTTCCGACCTAGTTGAAGTAATGAAAAACATGCGGCTCGGCGTGAATGGTAATAAAGTTTCCGAACCTCAATTCGAAAAACAGCTGAAGAGTGATGACGAAATCTTCTCCAAATACTTCCTGCGTATTCATGCAAAAGATCAGGCAGGTACTTTCTCTGAACTCACTTCCGTATTTTCAGAGAATGATGTCAGTCTCGAAAAAATTCTGCAGCGCCCTGTCGAAGGTCAGGAAGTTGCGGAAATCATTGTGACAACACATAAAGTGTCTAAGCAAAACTATGATTCGGTATTAAAAGCGCTGGCTGAACTTGATGTGGTCGATCACGTGAAGAGCAGCTACAGGGTTGAAGGAGGAAAGTAA
- the thrC gene encoding threonine synthase codes for MYWKGLLHHYRDLLPVSEKTPSLSLNEGNTPLVPLPHLSKLWGVELYAKYEGANPTGSFKDRGMVMAVAKAKEEGYEAVICASTGNTSAAAAAYAARAKMRCIILIPDGKVAMGKLAQAVMYGAEIYTIEGNFDQALKMVQSISKKAPISLVNSVNPHRIEGQKTAAFEVCDQLGSAPDVLAIPVGNAGNITAYWKGFKEYHQAHQSGLPRMHGFEAEGAAAIVRGRAIENPETVATAIRIGNPASWEHAVNASQESSGTIDEVTDTEILSAYKELAREEGVFCEPASAASLAGVKKQVQSGKIEKGAKVVAVLTGNGLKDPNCAIESSSFKAEVLPNNEEAIFDLIKERVKQ; via the coding sequence ATGTACTGGAAAGGTCTGCTTCACCACTATCGCGATTTGCTTCCTGTCAGTGAAAAAACGCCATCACTTTCCTTAAACGAGGGGAACACTCCCCTTGTTCCCCTCCCCCACCTGTCAAAGCTGTGGGGAGTGGAGCTCTATGCCAAGTACGAAGGAGCAAACCCAACAGGTTCATTTAAGGATCGCGGAATGGTCATGGCAGTGGCTAAAGCAAAGGAAGAAGGCTATGAAGCCGTAATCTGTGCTTCTACCGGTAATACGTCCGCTGCTGCTGCGGCATATGCTGCCCGGGCGAAAATGCGGTGTATCATTCTGATCCCTGATGGAAAAGTAGCCATGGGGAAACTCGCACAGGCTGTCATGTATGGCGCTGAGATTTATACTATAGAGGGAAATTTCGATCAAGCCCTTAAAATGGTCCAGAGCATCAGCAAGAAAGCACCGATTTCTCTCGTTAACTCAGTAAACCCCCATCGCATCGAGGGACAGAAAACAGCGGCTTTCGAAGTCTGCGACCAGCTAGGCTCAGCTCCAGACGTTCTGGCCATTCCTGTCGGTAATGCCGGTAATATCACAGCCTACTGGAAAGGCTTTAAAGAGTATCACCAGGCTCATCAGTCAGGCCTTCCCCGCATGCACGGCTTCGAAGCAGAAGGCGCTGCTGCCATTGTCCGGGGCCGGGCCATCGAAAACCCGGAAACGGTTGCCACTGCCATCCGCATCGGAAACCCGGCAAGCTGGGAACACGCAGTGAATGCCTCTCAGGAGTCCTCAGGAACAATCGATGAAGTAACAGACACCGAGATATTGTCAGCCTATAAAGAACTGGCACGGGAAGAAGGCGTCTTTTGCGAGCCTGCATCTGCCGCATCCCTTGCAGGAGTGAAAAAGCAGGTTCAATCAGGAAAGATTGAAAAAGGAGCCAAGGTTGTTGCCGTCTTGACAGGGAACGGATTAAAAGACCCAAATTGTGCAATCGAAAGCTCATCCTTTAAAGCAGAAGTCCTTCCTAATAATGAAGAAGCCATCTTTGATTTGATCAAGGAGCGTGTGAAGCAATGA
- the thrB gene encoding homoserine kinase: protein MNRDQVITITVPGSTANLGPGFDSVGMAVNRYLTLTASPGEHWSFLSSSSSLKGLPEGEDNLIYQVASQVAEGVNRKLPPCQVELTSDIPMARGLGSSAAAIVAGIELADELLALNLPTRDKVRIASCYEGHPDNVAASIYGGLVIGTHNDKQTDVLSGIYPDVEIVAVIPEYEVKTSSSRSRLPDNLPFGDAVKASSVSNVLVAALMQNRWDVAGKMMQQDLFHQPYRSALVPELEKVVTLTASMNVYGVALSGAGPIVMVYVPKGSGGFVRRKLASSFRDCDVQHLKPDREGAQVKKSSIKAIM from the coding sequence ATGAACCGGGACCAGGTGATCACGATAACCGTTCCCGGCAGTACAGCCAACCTTGGTCCCGGCTTCGACAGCGTAGGAATGGCTGTGAATCGTTATCTGACCCTGACAGCTTCGCCTGGAGAACACTGGTCCTTTCTTTCCAGTTCTTCCTCCTTGAAGGGACTGCCCGAGGGAGAGGATAACCTGATCTATCAAGTGGCTTCCCAGGTAGCAGAAGGGGTTAACCGCAAACTGCCTCCCTGCCAGGTTGAGCTTACTAGTGACATCCCTATGGCCCGCGGTCTGGGCAGCAGTGCTGCGGCCATTGTGGCAGGAATTGAACTTGCAGATGAACTCCTTGCCCTGAACCTGCCGACACGCGATAAAGTGAGGATAGCAAGCTGTTACGAGGGACACCCCGATAACGTGGCTGCTTCTATATACGGAGGGCTTGTAATCGGAACTCACAATGACAAACAAACGGATGTGCTGTCCGGTATTTACCCGGATGTGGAAATCGTCGCTGTCATACCGGAATATGAGGTTAAGACATCTTCTTCAAGAAGCCGGCTTCCGGACAACCTTCCCTTTGGGGATGCGGTGAAAGCGAGCAGTGTAAGTAACGTGCTTGTGGCTGCTCTAATGCAGAACCGCTGGGACGTTGCCGGTAAAATGATGCAGCAGGACCTTTTCCATCAGCCATACCGTTCTGCTCTTGTTCCGGAACTTGAAAAGGTTGTTACACTTACCGCGTCAATGAATGTTTACGGCGTAGCGCTGAGCGGGGCCGGGCCGATCGTTATGGTATATGTACCGAAGGGGTCCGGAGGCTTTGTAAGGCGAAAACTCGCATCCTCATTCAGAGACTGTGACGTCCAGCACCTTAAACCGGACCGTGAAGGAGCTCAGGTAAAAAAGAGTTCCATCAAAGCGATTATGTAA
- a CDS encoding cell wall hydrolase has product MKKIIAVFIIALATVFVLPDEKRASGLLHNGSAGDEVKDVQHVLTQLGYFSSNQTGYYGPQTTEAVRAFQGDFGLLQDGIAGPGTMKKISNVEVLAKVVHGEARGESYEGKVAVAAVVLNRVGDNEFPSDVKGVVFQRNAFTAVLDGQYNLTPERDAYRAVRDAYTGWDPSKGSTYYYNPDIATSSWIFTRSPVVTIGKHIFAE; this is encoded by the coding sequence TTGAAAAAAATCATTGCAGTATTTATCATCGCACTGGCAACTGTATTTGTTTTACCAGACGAAAAACGTGCCTCCGGACTTTTACATAACGGAAGCGCCGGAGATGAAGTAAAAGACGTACAGCATGTGTTAACCCAGTTAGGTTATTTTTCTTCAAACCAGACAGGATACTACGGACCTCAGACAACCGAAGCGGTAAGAGCCTTTCAGGGGGACTTTGGCTTACTCCAGGATGGTATTGCAGGTCCCGGAACCATGAAGAAAATAAGTAATGTGGAAGTTTTGGCAAAGGTGGTTCACGGAGAAGCCCGTGGTGAGTCATACGAAGGGAAGGTGGCAGTTGCAGCTGTTGTACTAAATCGCGTGGGAGACAATGAGTTTCCGTCTGACGTAAAAGGTGTCGTATTCCAGCGTAACGCATTTACAGCCGTTTTAGACGGGCAGTACAACCTTACTCCTGAGCGGGATGCTTACCGTGCCGTTAGAGATGCCTACACAGGCTGGGACCCTTCAAAAGGTTCTACATATTATTATAATCCGGATATCGCAACCTCTTCATGGATCTTCACCAGATCCCCGGTTGTAACAATCGGAAAACATATTTTTGCAGAGTAG
- a CDS encoding potassium channel family protein, whose amino-acid sequence MFRFTSGLISSASNQLMNIIRLLTALFLIILIFGTTIHYLEPGVYPDMFDGFWWAIVTISTVGYGDFVPESVLGRITGVLLILTGVGIFSFYLTNVATSAITTKDNIERGKHKFHRKGHIIIVGWNERTRLLLKEIKKQNEKAQVVLVDETLEKKPSDLTWVHFVRGPASHDQVLYKANIHEAHTAIITADSHTDEHSADSKTILSILTIKGVNPKLYTIAEIITESQIINARRAGADELVQSSVLLSSLMHNGPECHGVSKLMLTLLQTDTKNKMELRKLPEECIGLEYGELIEDWNFDGEHLLGIWRDDSAELLPPDSYELKEGDHLVVLVKKKK is encoded by the coding sequence ATGTTCAGGTTTACCAGTGGTCTGATTTCTTCTGCATCTAATCAATTAATGAATATCATTCGGTTATTAACGGCCTTATTTTTAATCATTCTTATTTTTGGAACAACCATTCACTATCTTGAACCCGGCGTTTACCCGGATATGTTTGACGGTTTTTGGTGGGCTATCGTGACCATTTCTACTGTCGGTTACGGGGATTTTGTACCTGAATCCGTTCTTGGCAGAATCACCGGTGTTCTCTTAATCCTGACGGGAGTAGGTATATTTTCTTTTTACCTGACAAACGTGGCTACTTCAGCTATAACAACGAAAGACAACATTGAACGTGGGAAACATAAATTCCATCGAAAAGGACACATCATCATCGTAGGCTGGAATGAACGCACACGGCTCTTACTTAAAGAAATTAAGAAACAAAACGAAAAGGCTCAAGTGGTCCTTGTTGATGAAACGCTCGAGAAAAAACCTTCAGACCTTACCTGGGTACATTTTGTAAGAGGACCTGCAAGCCATGATCAGGTTTTATATAAGGCCAATATACATGAGGCTCATACTGCGATTATCACAGCAGATTCCCACACCGATGAACACTCTGCTGACTCTAAAACCATTCTTTCAATCCTTACAATTAAAGGTGTAAACCCGAAGCTTTATACGATTGCAGAAATCATAACAGAATCTCAAATTATTAATGCCCGGCGAGCCGGTGCCGATGAACTCGTCCAAAGCTCTGTGCTCCTAAGTTCTCTCATGCATAACGGCCCAGAGTGTCACGGCGTAAGTAAATTAATGCTTACTTTGCTTCAGACCGATACGAAAAATAAAATGGAATTAAGAAAACTGCCTGAAGAATGCATCGGGCTTGAGTACGGTGAACTGATTGAAGATTGGAATTTTGACGGGGAACACCTGCTGGGGATCTGGAGAGACGATTCAGCTGAGCTGCTCCCTCCTGACAGTTACGAGCTCAAAGAGGGAGACCACCTCGTTGTACTGGTAAAGAAAAAGAAATAA
- a CDS encoding YugN-like family protein, translating into MIEVQSPLENQEYELIELEQKLKPLGYVIGGGWEYDHGYFDYVMNDESSYLCVRLPFFATDGELDRKGVEVQLGRPFLLAHKYQRGLDDNVQDPNPLTNQFSEPQDPDAEFPEEWIKTGKEYIKELEQVILHDMQISPRN; encoded by the coding sequence GTGATTGAGGTGCAATCTCCCTTAGAAAACCAAGAATACGAATTGATTGAGCTTGAACAAAAATTAAAGCCCCTCGGCTACGTCATTGGCGGGGGATGGGAGTATGACCACGGCTATTTTGACTATGTTATGAACGACGAATCAAGCTACTTATGTGTAAGGCTTCCGTTTTTTGCAACAGACGGTGAGCTTGACCGAAAAGGGGTGGAAGTTCAGCTTGGACGACCGTTTTTACTCGCTCACAAATACCAGCGCGGTCTTGACGACAATGTCCAGGACCCTAACCCTCTTACGAATCAGTTTTCTGAGCCGCAGGATCCGGATGCAGAGTTTCCAGAAGAATGGATTAAAACGGGAAAAGAATACATCAAAGAACTGGAGCAGGTCATTCTTCACGACATGCAAATCAGCCCAAGGAACTAG